GACCTGTGGACCCTCGCGGACACGACAGCCGGCGGAAATCCCGACATCGTCATTCTCTCTGCCGACGGCCTCCGCGTCTTTGCTCGCGATGAGGACGGGACGTTCAAGCCCTCGGGCGGCGAGCCGGCCCTCCACGCCTTCGGACACGGTGTCCAAGCCGGCGGCTGGCTGGCCGACAAGCACCCCCGCTTCCTCGTCGACACCACCGGAGACGGACGCGCCGACGTCGCCGGCTTCCACGACGACGGATTCTGGCTGTCGCTCCAGGACGAGGACGGCGCCTTCGCACCACTCACCGACGAACCTGCTCTCAAGGCGTTCGGCCACAACGAGGAAGCGGGCGGCTGGCTGGCCGACAAGCACCCCCGCTTCCTCGTCGACACCACCGGAGACGGACGCGCCGACATCGCCGGCTTCCACGACGACGGACTCTGGATCTCCCTCCAGGACGAGGACGGCACCTTCGTCGAACCCCTGTACGTCCTCGACGACTTCGGGGTCGAACAGGGATGGAGCACGACCGAGGAGCACCCCCGGTTCCTGCTTCCGACCACCCGTGACGGAGCAGTGGACATCGTCGGCTTCGGCCCGCAGGGCGTCGTCGTCGCCCGCGGCCGCGGCGACGGCACCTTCGAGCCCGCGAAACTCGTCCTGAACGACTTCGGAAGCGCCCAGGGGTGGACGGGCAAGAAACATCTGCGGCTCCTGGCCGACGTCACCGGCGACAGCACCCCGGACATCACCGGCTTCGGCGACGAAGGCGTCTGGGTGGCGCACAACCGCGGCGACGGGCAGTTCGACCAAGCCCAACTGGTGTGCCGCGGCTTCGGCTACAACGACGACGCCGGCGCCTGGCGAGTCGACCACCACCCCCGCTTCCTCGCCGACATCACCGGCGACGGACGCACCGACATCATCGGCTTCGGCGGCCCCGGCGTGTACGTGGCCCGCAACCTCTACCGCCGCTTTAGGACCCGATAGACCACGCAGAGCCCAGCCGGACCACGGCAGTCAGCCGCGTCGAATGAACGGAAGCTTGCATGAGTCACCCCTCCGCCATCGCCCCGTACGCGCAGGCCGCAGCCGTGGTCAAAGCCGACGGCACCATCCTGCGCGCCCACGGCATCCAGCAAGTGATCCCAAAGGGCTCCGGCAATTACTGGATCAAGGTCGACAGCACGGTCCGCCTGGACCGCTCGGTCCCCGTGGCGACCCCCTCACCGGGAGCACCGTGGGGTTCCGGCGCGCTCATCGAAGTGCTCAGCGCAGAAAGCGTGATCCGCGTCCTCATCCAAACCATCAACGGCGGAAACAACGCGCCCTTCCACCTGGTCGTGCCGTGAACAGGCCGCTCGTCCGCACCCAGATGCGCTGCTCCCCTCCCGGTGCGGCCGTCACCCGCGAAGGAAAGAGGAACAAGCTGTGAGCACCCCGTCCTACCCGCTGGCCAACGCTCCCTATGCCCAAGCCGCGGCCGTGATCAATGGGGATGGCACCGTCGTACGAGCCCAAGGCGTCGTCAAAGTCCGACGGATCGCAGACGGCAGCTACTCCGTGGAGGTCAGCAAGGACATCGACCTGGACAAAGCCGTGCCGCTGGCCTCCCTGATCGGCCGGGTTGACTCGTCCGTCCCGGCCCAGATCTATATCAACCCCCACGAGACCAGCGACGACCCGCACACCTTCGGCGTAACTACGTACGCGGGCGCTGCCCGTGTGGACAGCCCCTTCATTGTGATCGTGCCCTAAGCCTCATTGGCCGGCCCCTCACCGACACGGTTGTGCCCCTTACCAAGATCGCAACCCCCGGGGCGACGAGCCCTTCAACCTGCCCGTGCCCTGACCTCACCCGGCCGATCACAGTACGAGAAAAACGGCCCTCGCCAAGACAACAACCTGGAGGACATGCCATGGCCGATCCCGTCCCGCTGTACGCCCCCTACGCCCGCGCCGCCGCCATGGTGACCCGCGACGGGATCGTGGAGAAGACGAAGAACATCCTCCGCGTGGAGAAAGTCGGCACCGGCACCTACAAGGTGATCATCGCCGAGACCGTCGACGTGACCCACGCCGCGCTGCAAGTCACCGCCGACAGCGCGGCCAACTGGGGGAGTGAGGTCTACGCCCACAGCCTGGGACCGCATGTCGTGCAGGTCCTGACCGGCAAGAACGGGACGGAGGCGGCGCAGCCGTTCCACATCGCCGTCCTGTAGCACCCCACAGGAATTGAGTCATGCCCATCGCATGCCGATGGCGGAGAGCTCTTCCATCCGCTCCGGGGTCAGCGTGGCGGCCCGGCTCCGCTGGTTGCTGACCCATGCCCCCAGACGGAACTGGAGCTCCCAGCCGTCCTCGGAGAGCACGGTCTCGACATGCTTTCGAGGCACCTTCAGATGGCCCTCGCGCTCGAAGAACTGCCGGGCGGCCGCGAGGTTGGCGGTCCACTTGTCGGCCTGCGTGCGGCGCGGCTTCGGCTTCTCGTCCTCACTCGCGGGTGTGATCCCGAGGACCTGTTCGCACATCCACTGCTGCACTGTCGTCAGCTTCTGCCAGCCCAGCCGTTGCGCCTTGACCCATCGCCCGAGGTCTTGGCCGCGGTGCATGACGACGCCGGGTTCGGTGGGCAGTTCGCCGCCGATCTCTTCCAGATGCTGCCGTGTGAGGTGGAAGGCCCGCTGCCACTCCACCGGCCAGGCTGGGCACCAGGACGGGTCGATGTCCTCCAGCTGCTCGCGCCGGTCCGGCGACAGGGCGCCGGTCCACGAGTCGACGGGGAGTCCTTCGGCCTGGCGCTGTTCGAGCTCCTGGGCGCGCCGGGCGGCGGCGCGGGCGTTCTTCAGCCAGATGCCGACCTTGTAGCCCTGGTGGGCGGCGTCGAGGGGGGCCAGGAGGTGCCCGTGTTCGGTGGCCCACCCGCGGGCGGCGCTCAGGCCCTCCTCCCACGCGACGTCGAAGTGGCTCCAGACCATGCCGAGTTTCTCCAGTTGCTCGATGCGGTCCTCGTCCATGTCGC
This Streptomyces decoyicus DNA region includes the following protein-coding sequences:
- a CDS encoding RICIN domain-containing protein, whose amino-acid sequence is MPVPTQELKLQIVNAATGKTLGVKDAPGAEGALVLGDLPDGGPSPEQWQLVPVQAAQGGQTQDEQAYVIRNAAGGKVFDNPAAADRGVRQWNAAANEKAQQWHVIPVEGEAGCYVIETATDGAVLDLAVLDLTGPGPDDTAVVLSDYDENAKSQRWRFVTAEPERTSDPMLRWAPLSHWNSRQSWRLTRSPALRPAPGAAPAFSDMLLVLEAFGSDQEAGGWKSDGANRSPDGRPTWWAGPGARFLADTTGAGGADIVGLKPATGLVTASSHGDGTFDDERVLHSAAPSASPADLWTLADTTAGGNPDIVILSADGLRVFARDEDGTFKPSGGEPALHAFGHGVQAGGWLADKHPRFLVDTTGDGRADVAGFHDDGFWLSLQDEDGAFAPLTDEPALKAFGHNEEAGGWLADKHPRFLVDTTGDGRADIAGFHDDGLWISLQDEDGTFVEPLYVLDDFGVEQGWSTTEEHPRFLLPTTRDGAVDIVGFGPQGVVVARGRGDGTFEPAKLVLNDFGSAQGWTGKKHLRLLADVTGDSTPDITGFGDEGVWVAHNRGDGQFDQAQLVCRGFGYNDDAGAWRVDHHPRFLADITGDGRTDIIGFGGPGVYVARNLYRRFRTR